Proteins found in one Quercus robur chromosome 2, dhQueRobu3.1, whole genome shotgun sequence genomic segment:
- the LOC126713521 gene encoding putative laccase-9 isoform X1, with translation MLFKCVKKCFENTCCVLFKRDRFLNTFLTLQIFKIILMARRLVLQIALKTVGECQTSVSIFLYLVPDSARYMGLKNMDLGLAFLGYLFLDGLFLCIAAEHEITFDLREKVVTSLCNKSESLLLVNESYPGPTLRVRKGDTAYITVNNNGLYGLTVHWHGVKQPKNPWSDGPEYITQCPIQPGNSFTYKVIFSDEEGTLWWHAHSDWTRATVYGAIVVEPAKGKLYPFDKQPDGEHIIILGEWYNGYLRTMLEAAMRIGADVAPSDAYTINGQPGFSNDCYIENITIFEVARGNTYLLRIVSAVMNEEMFFGIAGHNITVVGQDGAYLKPIPTSYIMISPGQTMDVLVTANNSIDGHTSYYMVATPYSDSGGAPFNEKSTSAVLNYGGLIYNPLYPEFLPDPKNTDAADAFTKQIKTLATEEHPIDVPQEIDERIFITISVNQLPCNLPEGEKCGGPGGNMHASTLNNISFQNPSVDILQAYYWNLTASTAPPLPFDTDFPAFPPVPFNYTAGDNAQYQFPSLGTKVRMIEYGQRVEIVFQGTNIGNPENHPIHLHGYSFYVVGRGHGNFDTDPNYKHDYNLVDPPRVNTIGVPKNGWVAIRFKADNPGVWFMHCHLEKHAIYGMAGVLIVKDGDNDQEKMLPPPKDGMPKC, from the exons atgttgtttaagtgTGTGAAAAAGTGTTTTGAAAATACATGTTGTGTGTTATTTAAACGTGATAGATTTTTAAACACTTTTTTAACTTtacagatttttaaaataattttgatggCAAGACGTTTGGTCTTACAAATAGCTCTTAAAACTGTTGGCGAATGTCAAACATCTGtaagtatttttctttatttggtaCCAGATTCAGCAAGGTATATGGGATTAAAGAATATGGATTTGGGCCTAGCGTTCCTAGGATATTTGTTTCTAGATGGGCTGTTCCTTTGCATTGCTGCGGAGCACGAGATCACCTTTGAT CTGAGAGAGAAAGTTGTTACAAGTCTGTGTAACAAAAGCGAGAGCTTGCTCCTTGTAAACGAATCGTACCCAGGCCCTACACTTCGTGTTCGCAAAGGCGATACAGCTTATATTACTGTCAACAATAATGGTTTATATGGTCTTACCGTTCACTG GCATGGAGTAAAGCAACCAAAAAATCCATGGTCAGATGGTCCTGAATACATTACACAATGTCCCATTCAGCCAGGAAATAGCTTCACTTATAAGGTCATATTTTCTGATGAAGAAGGAACTTTATGGTGGCATGCCCATAGTGACTGGACACGTGCCACAGTATATGGGGCCATCGTCGTTGAACCTGCTAAGGGAAAATTATATCCATTTGACAAGCAGCCAGATGGCGAACACATAATTATACTTG GGGAATGGTACAATGGATACTTGAGGACAATGCTCGAAGCTGCCATGAGAATCGGAGCTGATGTAGCACCATCAGATGCTTACACTATCAATGGTCAACCTGGATTTTCAAATGATTGCTATATTG AAAATATAACAATATTTGAGGTTGCTCGTGGCAATACATATCTTCTCCGAATAGTAAGTGCAGTGATGAATGAAGAAATGTTCTTTGGAATTGCTGGACACAATATCACAGTAGTGGGTCAAGATGGTGCATACTTAAAGCCCATACCCACCAGCTACATCATGATTTCCCCTGGACAAACAATGGATGTCTTGGTCACAGCAAACAATTCCATTGATGGGCACACTTCCTATTACATGGTTGCTACGCCTTATTCAGACTCAGGAGGGGCTCCGTTCAATGAAAAAAGCACTTCAGCAGTTCTCAACTACGGTGGTTTAATATATAATCCTCTCTATCCAGAATTCCTTCCTGATCCTAAAAATACAGACGCCGCAGATGCctttacaaaacaaataaagacatTGGCAACTGAAGAGCACCCAATTGATGTCCCACAAGAAATTGATGAAAGAATATTCATTACAATATCTGTGAATCAATTGCCTTGTAATCTACCTGAAGGTGAGAAATGTGGAGGGCCAGGTGGTAACATGCATGCTTCAACCTTAAACAACATAAGTTTCCAGAACCCATCGGTTGATATATTGCAAGCATACTATTG GAACTTAACCGCTTCTACTGCTCCTCCTCTTCCTTTTGACACTGATTTTCCGGCTTTCCCTCCTGTTCCTTTTAACTACACCGCAGGTGACAATGCCCAATATCAATTTCCCAGCCTAGGAACGAAGGTAAGGATGATAGAGTATGGTCAAAGAGTGGAAATCGTGTTCCAAGGGACTAATATAGGGAATCCGGAGAACCATCCAATTCATCTTCATGGTTATAGCTTCTACGTGGTTGGAAGGGGTCATGGAAACTTTGACACCGACCCCAATTACAAACATGATTACAATTTGGTTGATCCTCCTAGAGTTAACACAATTGGAGTTCCTAAAAACGGCTGGGTTGCCATTAGATTTAAAGCTGATAATCCCG GGGTTTGGTTTATGCACTGTCATTTGGAAAAGCACGCCATCTACGGTATGGCTGGGGTCCTCATTGTGAAGGATGGAGACAACGATCAGGAAAAAATGCTGCCACCTCCTAAAGATGGTATGCCTAAATGTTGa
- the LOC126713521 gene encoding putative laccase-9 isoform X2 → MGLKNMDLGLAFLGYLFLDGLFLCIAAEHEITFDLREKVVTSLCNKSESLLLVNESYPGPTLRVRKGDTAYITVNNNGLYGLTVHWHGVKQPKNPWSDGPEYITQCPIQPGNSFTYKVIFSDEEGTLWWHAHSDWTRATVYGAIVVEPAKGKLYPFDKQPDGEHIIILGEWYNGYLRTMLEAAMRIGADVAPSDAYTINGQPGFSNDCYIENITIFEVARGNTYLLRIVSAVMNEEMFFGIAGHNITVVGQDGAYLKPIPTSYIMISPGQTMDVLVTANNSIDGHTSYYMVATPYSDSGGAPFNEKSTSAVLNYGGLIYNPLYPEFLPDPKNTDAADAFTKQIKTLATEEHPIDVPQEIDERIFITISVNQLPCNLPEGEKCGGPGGNMHASTLNNISFQNPSVDILQAYYWNLTASTAPPLPFDTDFPAFPPVPFNYTAGDNAQYQFPSLGTKVRMIEYGQRVEIVFQGTNIGNPENHPIHLHGYSFYVVGRGHGNFDTDPNYKHDYNLVDPPRVNTIGVPKNGWVAIRFKADNPGVWFMHCHLEKHAIYGMAGVLIVKDGDNDQEKMLPPPKDGMPKC, encoded by the exons ATGGGATTAAAGAATATGGATTTGGGCCTAGCGTTCCTAGGATATTTGTTTCTAGATGGGCTGTTCCTTTGCATTGCTGCGGAGCACGAGATCACCTTTGAT CTGAGAGAGAAAGTTGTTACAAGTCTGTGTAACAAAAGCGAGAGCTTGCTCCTTGTAAACGAATCGTACCCAGGCCCTACACTTCGTGTTCGCAAAGGCGATACAGCTTATATTACTGTCAACAATAATGGTTTATATGGTCTTACCGTTCACTG GCATGGAGTAAAGCAACCAAAAAATCCATGGTCAGATGGTCCTGAATACATTACACAATGTCCCATTCAGCCAGGAAATAGCTTCACTTATAAGGTCATATTTTCTGATGAAGAAGGAACTTTATGGTGGCATGCCCATAGTGACTGGACACGTGCCACAGTATATGGGGCCATCGTCGTTGAACCTGCTAAGGGAAAATTATATCCATTTGACAAGCAGCCAGATGGCGAACACATAATTATACTTG GGGAATGGTACAATGGATACTTGAGGACAATGCTCGAAGCTGCCATGAGAATCGGAGCTGATGTAGCACCATCAGATGCTTACACTATCAATGGTCAACCTGGATTTTCAAATGATTGCTATATTG AAAATATAACAATATTTGAGGTTGCTCGTGGCAATACATATCTTCTCCGAATAGTAAGTGCAGTGATGAATGAAGAAATGTTCTTTGGAATTGCTGGACACAATATCACAGTAGTGGGTCAAGATGGTGCATACTTAAAGCCCATACCCACCAGCTACATCATGATTTCCCCTGGACAAACAATGGATGTCTTGGTCACAGCAAACAATTCCATTGATGGGCACACTTCCTATTACATGGTTGCTACGCCTTATTCAGACTCAGGAGGGGCTCCGTTCAATGAAAAAAGCACTTCAGCAGTTCTCAACTACGGTGGTTTAATATATAATCCTCTCTATCCAGAATTCCTTCCTGATCCTAAAAATACAGACGCCGCAGATGCctttacaaaacaaataaagacatTGGCAACTGAAGAGCACCCAATTGATGTCCCACAAGAAATTGATGAAAGAATATTCATTACAATATCTGTGAATCAATTGCCTTGTAATCTACCTGAAGGTGAGAAATGTGGAGGGCCAGGTGGTAACATGCATGCTTCAACCTTAAACAACATAAGTTTCCAGAACCCATCGGTTGATATATTGCAAGCATACTATTG GAACTTAACCGCTTCTACTGCTCCTCCTCTTCCTTTTGACACTGATTTTCCGGCTTTCCCTCCTGTTCCTTTTAACTACACCGCAGGTGACAATGCCCAATATCAATTTCCCAGCCTAGGAACGAAGGTAAGGATGATAGAGTATGGTCAAAGAGTGGAAATCGTGTTCCAAGGGACTAATATAGGGAATCCGGAGAACCATCCAATTCATCTTCATGGTTATAGCTTCTACGTGGTTGGAAGGGGTCATGGAAACTTTGACACCGACCCCAATTACAAACATGATTACAATTTGGTTGATCCTCCTAGAGTTAACACAATTGGAGTTCCTAAAAACGGCTGGGTTGCCATTAGATTTAAAGCTGATAATCCCG GGGTTTGGTTTATGCACTGTCATTTGGAAAAGCACGCCATCTACGGTATGGCTGGGGTCCTCATTGTGAAGGATGGAGACAACGATCAGGAAAAAATGCTGCCACCTCCTAAAGATGGTATGCCTAAATGTTGa